In the Paenibacillus sp. J23TS9 genome, TCCATCATGGCATCCAGATTGGATGCTTGGGAGGAGAAACCTCCAGCAGGTCTGCTGCCAAAAGAAGGATCGTTATATTTGGTTCTTGGATCAAAGGAAGGGCCGCTGTAGCTGCCGTTTCCTCCGTAATAATTGCCGTTGCCGGGCTGGCCGCCATAATAGCCGCCTGCTCCGGGGCCAGGACCGTGTCCATACGGATTGTATGGAGGTACTGGCTCTTTCGGAACCACCAGGGATGCGATGAAATAGATGAACAGCGTCGTTCCACCGGTGAAGAATATGGAGATGACAAACAGAATCCGCAGCAGTGTTGAATCAATGCCTATTGTCTCCGACAATCCGCCGCAAAGCCCTGTTACCATCTTATCTCGGGTCGAACGGTATAGTTTACTCATGCTGTTACTCCTTTCCGCTGTTATTCAGCTTTTGTTTCAAACGAGCCAGTTCCTTTTCCAAAATACCGGATACCGTGTCACTCGCCTGATCTAAGTACTGTTGCCCCATACGGCGCAGATCGCGCAGGCTTTGAGCTTCGAGTTCCCAATCAGATATCCGGTCTTCAAGGCGGTTGAACATTTTAGGTACGTCCTGACCGCTGCCATAGCCGTCCATCCGTTGATTCATGCGCTGCTGAAGCCGAAGTGTCTCCATGCGTGCCGCATAGTATTGACGTTTGTTATATACGGTTTGATATTCCATTTTCAGGTCATTCAGTTGGCTTTCCAGATCGATCAAAGACTTTCTGGTTGTATTCAGCAGTTCGCTGTACTGGTCCAGTTTTTCTTCATAAATGATCTTTTCCTGCAAAGCCAGCTTGGCGAGATGATCTTCTCCGGCCTTTAAGGCCAGCAGCGCTTGTTCTTCACGTTTGCTTTTCATCGATTCCGCCTGATCAACCTGCTGCTTCAGCTGTCTCATATGTGCTGAGGACTGCTGTACAAGCTTTTCTGCTTCGACGATGTCATCCCGTGTGGTTGCCAGAAACTGATCGATCAATCGAACCGGATCCTGACTTTGCTCCAACCGTTCATTTAAATTTGCTGCGGTGATATCCCTCACCCGACGAAAAACACTCATTTTGTGTAGCCCCTCCTTATTCGTTTTTTCCTTCATAGAAGTTATTTATGTTAGTAGGAATTTCTTTTCCCCTTCAGAAGGGAGATTCCGAAAATCACTAGCGCGATACCGAGCAGCGGTCCGATGAACCAGGACAGTTTCGCCAGCAGCGATAAAACACCGAACGCTAGGATGATGGTTCCGATTAACACTCTGCCTCTACGAATTCCGTAATAGCCAAGGACGATCATCAGAATCGGGAAAAGCAGACCAATCAGTTTACCAAACAGTGGTGCGAACAATCCGAAGAGCATCAAAGCCCCAATAGCGATTAATACGATTGCTGTTCCGTTGTTGCGTTTTTTCATGCATTTCTCACTTCCTTTCATTGCATCAACCTTATGTCTTTATTTTAGGTGGTTCTGCCTCTTTCCAAAACAGACTGCAGACGGTTTTTCATCCTAGACCTTAGTCGGGGAACTCTTCAGAGCTAAGGCTACCCGTGTTTATTCACTATGTACCTCTCCCATGCGCTATGCCCTACACGCGCAAAAAGAGCGCAGGATGTCCTCCATGCGCTCTTCAACTGGT is a window encoding:
- a CDS encoding PspC domain-containing protein; its protein translation is MSKLYRSTRDKMVTGLCGGLSETIGIDSTLLRILFVISIFFTGGTTLFIYFIASLVVPKEPVPPYNPYGHGPGPGAGGYYGGQPGNGNYYGGNGSYSGPSFDPRTKYNDPSFGSRPAGGFSSQASNLDAMMEDIEKKAMKKELEDLKKKLSQYEKGEV
- a CDS encoding PspA/IM30 family protein, translated to MSVFRRVRDITAANLNERLEQSQDPVRLIDQFLATTRDDIVEAEKLVQQSSAHMRQLKQQVDQAESMKSKREEQALLALKAGEDHLAKLALQEKIIYEEKLDQYSELLNTTRKSLIDLESQLNDLKMEYQTVYNKRQYYAARMETLRLQQRMNQRMDGYGSGQDVPKMFNRLEDRISDWELEAQSLRDLRRMGQQYLDQASDTVSGILEKELARLKQKLNNSGKE